A window from Acinonyx jubatus isolate Ajub_Pintada_27869175 chromosome E1, VMU_Ajub_asm_v1.0, whole genome shotgun sequence encodes these proteins:
- the TMEM94 gene encoding transmembrane protein 94 isoform X7, producing the protein MLGRSLPFGGDHIHLGMPAVLWAHGSEGEARGLCPNLLSHVEYCWAPSLWLEKSSPVRLQTQLRNQLEGEPPLALGLSTRKALSILKEQLEAVLEGHLKERKKCLTWKEMWRSSFLHHSNRCSCFHWPGASLMLLAVLLLLGCHGGQPAGSHGAELVSASALCLLLLLNLILIGRQDRLKRREVERRLRGIIDQIQDALRDGKEIKWPDAMYPDLHMPFAPSWSLHWAYRDGHLVNLPVSLLVEGDIIALRPGQESFASLRGIKDDEHIVLEPGDLFPPFSPPPSPRGEVKKGPQNPQQHRLFRVLETPVIDNIRWCLDMALSRPVTALDNERFTVQSVMLHYAVPVVLAGFLITNALRFMLNAPGVTSWQYTLLQLQVNGVLPVLPLLFPALWVLATACGEARVLAQMSKASPSSLLAKFSEDTLSSYTEAVSSQEMLRCIWGHFLRVIQGTSPTLSHSSSLLHSLGSVTVLCCVDKQGILSWPNPSPETVLFFSGKVEPPHSSHEDLTDDLSTRSFCHPEERGDWPGDGPKPPEFYSHHKAHGRSKHPSGSNVSFSRDTEGGEEEPGKAQPGLEGEPYEAEDFVCDYHLEMLSLSQDQQNPSCIQFDDSNWQLHLTSLKPLGLNVLLNLCNASVTERLCRFSDHLCNIALQESHSAVLPVHVPWGLCELARLIGFTPGAKELFKQENHLALYRLPSAEMVKETSLGRLSCVTKRRPPLSHMISLFIKDTTTSTEQMLSHGTADVVLEACTDFWDGADIYPLSGSDRKKVLDFYQRACLSGYCSAFAYKPMSCALSSQLNGKCIELVQAPGQSSIFTMCELPSTVPIKLSTRRNSWSSDEGIGEVLEKEDCMQALSGQIFMGMVSSQYQARLDIVRLIDGLVNACIRFVYFSLEDELKSKVFAEKMGLETGWNCHISLTPNGDMPGSEIPPSSPSHAGSLHDDLNQVSRDDAEGLLLMEEEGHSDLISFQPTDSDLPSFLEDCNRAKLPRGIHQVRPHLQNIDNVPLLVPLFTDCTPETMCEMIKIMQEYGEVTCCLGSSANLRNSCLFLQSDISIALDPLYPSRCSWETFGYATSTSMAQASDGLSPLQLSGQLNSLPCSLTFRQEETISIIRLIEQARHATYGIRKCFLFLLQCQLTLVVIQFLSCLVQLPPLLSTTDILWLSCFCYPLLSISLLGKPPHSSIMSMATGKNLQSIPKKTQHYFLLCFLLKFSLTVSSCLICFGFTLQSFCDSSRARNLTNCSSIMLSSHADTAPAWFDDFANGLLTAQKLTAALTVLHTVFISITHVHRTKPLWRKSPLTNLWWAVTVPVVLLGQVGQTAVDLQLWTHRDSRVHFGLEDVPLLTWLLGCLSLVLVVVTNEIVKLHEIRVRVRYQKRQKLQFETKLGMNSPF; encoded by the exons ATGCTGGGGAGGAGCCTTCCTTTTGGGGGTGATCACATTCATCTGGGCATGCCTGCAGTACTCTGGGCCCATGGATCTGAAGGAGAAGCACGTG GGCTCTGCCCCAACCTGCTGAGCCATGTTGAGTACTGTTGGGCACCCTCTCTGTGGTTAGAGAAGAGCTCCCCAGTCAGACTCCAAACACAGCTGCGTAACCAGCTGGAG GGCGAGCCACCCTTGGCCCTGGGCCTGTCCACCCGGAAGGCCCTCAGCATCCTGAAGGAGCAGCTCGAGGCGGTGCTGGAAGGACACCTGAAGGAACGGAAGAAATGTCTCACGTGGAAG GAGATGTGGAGAAGCAGCTTCCTGCACCACAGTAACCGCTGCTCCTGCTTCCACTGGCCGGGCGCCTCGCTCATGCTGCTGgcggtgctgctgctgctgggctgCCACGGGGGCCAGCCGGCGGGCAG CCACGGGGCCGAGCTGGTGAGCGCCTCGGCGCTGTGCCTCCTGCTCCTTCTCAACCTCATCCTCATCGGGCGGCAAGATCGGCTGAAGCGCAGGGAGGTAGAGCGGAGGCTCCGAGGGATCATTGACCAAATCCAAG ATGCGCTCAGGGATGGCAAGGAGATCAAGTGGCCGGATGCCATGTACCCAGACCTCCACATGCCCTTTGCACCATCCTGGTCCCTGCACTGGGCGTACAGAGATGGACATCTGGTCAACCTGCCAGTTAGCCTGTTGGTGGAAGGAGACATCATAGCTCTGAGGCCCGGCCAGGAATCGTTCGCCTCTCTGAGGGGGATCAAG GATGATGAACACATTGTCTTAGAGCCGGGAGACctgtttccccctttctctccacccccttcccccaggggAGAAGTGAAGAAAGGGCCACAGAACCCACAGCAGCACAGACTCTTCCGTGTCCTTGAGACCCCTGTGATTGACAACATCAG GTGGTGCCTGGACATGGCCCTGTCCCGCCCAGTCACTGCTCTGGACAACGAACGGTTCACGGTGCAGTCGGTGATGTTGCACTACGCTGTGCCTGTGGTCCTG GCCGGCTTCCTCATCACCAATGCCCTGCGCTTTATGCTGAATGCCCCTGGGGTCACGTCCTGGCAGTACACCCTCCTCCAGCTACAG GTGAACGGCGTCCTGCCCGTCCTCCCCCTGCTCTTTCCAGCCCTCTGGGTTCTGGCGACCGCCTGTGGAGAAGCCCGCGTCCTGGCTCAGATGAGCAAGGCCTCTCCCAGCTCCTTG CTGGCCAAGTTCTCGGAGGACACTCTCAGCAGCTATACAGAAGCCGTCTCCTCTCAG GAAATGCTACGCTGCATTTGGGGTCACTTCCTGCGGGTGATCCAGGGGACGTCGCCGACGCTGAGCCATAGTTCCAGCCTGTTGCACAGCTTGGGCTCTGTCACG GTCCTATGCTGTGTGGACAAACAGGGGATCCTGTCGTGGCCAAACCCCAGCCCGGAGACCGTGTTGTTCTTCAGTGGGAAGGTGGAGCCCCCACACAGCAGCCACGAGGACCTAACAGATGACCTGTCCACCCGCTCCTTCTGCCACCCCGAG GAACGTGGTGACTGGCCCGGTGACGGTCCCAAGCCCCCTGAATTCTACTCTCACCACAAAGCACACGGCCGCAGCAAACACCCATCCGGCTCCAATGTGAGCTTCAGCAGGGACACAGAGGGTGGTGAAGAAGAGCCTGGCAAG GCCCAGCCCGGACTGGAGGGCGAGCCGTACGAAGCGGAGGACTTTGTGTGTGACTACCACCTGGAGATGCTGAGCCTGTCACAGGATCAGCAGAACCCCTCCTGCATCCAGTTCGATGACTCCAACTGGCAGCTGCACCTTACATCCCTGAAGCCCCTGGGTCTCAACGTGCTGCTGAACTTGTGTAACGCCAGCGTCACGGAGCGGCTGTGCCGGTTCTCAGACCACCTGTGCAACATCGCCCTGCAGGAGAGCCACAGCGCCGTCCTGCCCGTGCACGTACCCTGGGGCCTCTGCGAGCTGGCCCGCCTCATAG GCTTCACTCCTGGGGCCAAGGAGCTCTTCAAACAGGAAAACCACCTTGCACTCTACCGCCTCCCCAGTGCCGAGATGGTGAAGGAAACCTCACTGGGAAGGCTCTCCTGTGTCACCAAGCGGCGCCCCCCCCTCAGCCACATGATCAGCCTCTTCATCAAGGACACCACCACCA gTACAGAACAGATGCTGTCCCATGGCACGGCGGACGTGGTCTTAGAGGCCTGCACAGACTTCTGGGACGGGGCCGACATCTACCCTCTTTCGGGTTCTGACAG AAAGAAAGTGCTGGATTTCTACCAGCGAGCCTGCTTGTCTGGCTACTGCTCTGCCTTTGCCTACAAGCCCATGAGCTGCGCCCTGTCCTCTCAACTCAACGGCAAGTGCATTGAGCTGGTGCAGGCGCCTGGCCAAAGCAGCATCTTCACCATGTGCGAGCTGCCCAGCACTGTCCCCATCAAGCTCAGCACCCGCCGCAACAGCTGGAGCTCTGACG AAGGGATCGGGGAGGTGCTGGAGAAGGAAGACTGTATGCAGGCCCTGAGCGGCCAGATCTTCATGGGCATGGTGTCCTCCCAGTACCAGGCCCGGCTGGACATCGTGCGCCTCATCGATGGGCTGGTCAATGCCTGCATCCGCTTCGTCTACTTCTCTTTGGAGGATGAGCTCAAAAGCAAG GTGTTTGCAGAAAAGATGGGCCTGGAGACAGGTTGGAACTGCCACATCTCTCTCACGCCCAATGGGGACATGCCTGGCTCTGAGATCCCCCCCTCCAGCCCTAGCCATGCTGGCTCCCTGCATGATGACCTGAATCAGG TGTCCCGAGACGATGCAGAAGGGCTCCTTCTGATGGAGGAGGAGGGTCACTCTGACCTCATTAGCTTCCAGCCGACAGACAGTGACCTCCCCAGCTTCCTGGAGGACTGCAACCGG GCCAAGCTGCCCCGAGGCATCCACCAGGTGCGTCCCCACCTGCAGAACATTGACAACGTGCCCCTGCTAGTGCCCCTGTTCACCGACTGTACCCCCGAGA CCATGTGTGAGATGATCAAGATCATGCAGGAATATGGGGAGGTGACCTGCTGCCTGGGCAGCTCTGCCAACCTCAGGAACAGTTGCCTTTTCCTCCAGAGCGACATCAG CATCGCCCTGGATCCCCTGTACCCATCCCGCTGCTCCTGGGAGACCTTTGGCTACGCCACCAGCACCAGCATGGCCCAGGCCTCGGATGGCCTTTCTCCCCTGCAGCTCTCGGGGCAGCTCAACAGCCTGCCCTGCTCCCTGACATTTCGCCAAGAAGAGACCATCAGCATCATCCGGCTCATTGAGCAG GCTCGGCACGCCACCTACGGCATTCGCAAGTGCTTCCTCTTCCTGCTGCAATGCCAGTTGACTCTGGTGGTCATCCAG TTCCTGTCTTGTCTGGTTCAGCTGCCACCGCTGCTGAGTACCACTGACATCCTGTGGCTGTCCTGCTTTTGCTACCCTCTGCTCAG CATCTCTCTGCTGGGAAAGCCCCCGCATAGCTCCATCATGTCTATGGCCACGGGGAAGAACCTTCAGTCCATTCCTAAGAAG ACCCAGCACTACTTCCTGCTCTGCTTCTTGCTCAAATTCAGCCTCACCGTCAGCTCGTGCCTCATCTGCTTTGGCTTCACGCTGCAGAGCTTCTGTGACAGCTCCCGGGCCCGCAACCTCACCAACTGCTCCTCCATCATGCTGAGCAG TCATGCCGACACAGCTCCAGCCTGGTTTGACGACTTTGCCAACGGACTGCTGACGGCCCAGAAGCTCACGGCGGCCCTGACCGTCCTGCACACGG TCTTCATTTCTATCACCCACGTGCATCGCACCAAGCCCCTGTGGAGAAAGAGCCCCTTGACAAACCTCTGGTGGGCCGTGACGGTGCCCGTGGT CCTGCTGGGGCAGGTGGGCCAGACGGCAGTGGACCTACAGCTGTGGACACACAGGGACAGCCGTGTCCACTTTGGCCTGGAGGACGTGCCTCTGCTGACATGGCTCCTGGGCTGCCTCTCCCTGGTCCTTGTGGTGGTCACCAACGAGATCGTGAAGCTGCATGAGATTCG GGTCCGGGTTCGCTACCAGAAGCGACAGAAACTGCAGTTTGAAACGAAGCTGGGCATGAACTCCCCCTTCTGA
- the TMEM94 gene encoding transmembrane protein 94 isoform X5: MLGRSLPFGGDHIHLGMPAVLWAHGSEGEARGLCPNLLSHVEYCWAPSLWLEKSSPVRLQTQLRNQLEGEPPLALGLSTRKALSILKEQLEAVLEGHLKERKKCLTWKEMWRSSFLHHSNRCSCFHWPGASLMLLAVLLLLGCHGGQPAGSHGAELVSASALCLLLLLNLILIGRQDRLKRREVERRLRGIIDQIQDALRDGKEIKWPDAMYPDLHMPFAPSWSLHWAYRDGHLVNLPVSLLVEGDIIALRPGQESFASLRGIKDDEHIVLEPGDLFPPFSPPPSPRGEVKKGPQNPQQHRLFRVLETPVIDNIRWCLDMALSRPVTALDNERFTVQSVMLHYAVPVVLAGFLITNALRFMLNAPGVTSWQYTLLQLQVNGVLPVLPLLFPALWVLATACGEARVLAQMSKASPSSLLAKFSEDTLSSYTEAVSSQEMLRCIWGHFLRVIQGTSPTLSHSSSLLHSLGSVTVLCCVDKQGILSWPNPSPETVLFFSGKVEPPHSSHEDLTDDLSTRSFCHPEVEEEPHERDALLAGSLNTSLHLSNEQERGDWPGDGPKPPEFYSHHKAHGRSKHPSGSNAQPGLEGEPYEAEDFVCDYHLEMLSLSQDQQNPSCIQFDDSNWQLHLTSLKPLGLNVLLNLCNASVTERLCRFSDHLCNIALQESHSAVLPVHVPWGLCELARLIGFTPGAKELFKQENHLALYRLPSAEMVKETSLGRLSCVTKRRPPLSHMISLFIKDTTTSTEQMLSHGTADVVLEACTDFWDGADIYPLSGSDRKKVLDFYQRACLSGYCSAFAYKPMSCALSSQLNGKCIELVQAPGQSSIFTMCELPSTVPIKLSTRRNSWSSDEGIGEVLEKEDCMQALSGQIFMGMVSSQYQARLDIVRLIDGLVNACIRFVYFSLEDELKSKVFAEKMGLETGWNCHISLTPNGDMPGSEIPPSSPSHAGSLHDDLNQVSRDDAEGLLLMEEEGHSDLISFQPTDSDLPSFLEDCNRAKLPRGIHQVRPHLQNIDNVPLLVPLFTDCTPETMCEMIKIMQEYGEVTCCLGSSANLRNSCLFLQSDISIALDPLYPSRCSWETFGYATSTSMAQASDGLSPLQLSGQLNSLPCSLTFRQEETISIIRLIEQARHATYGIRKCFLFLLQCQLTLVVIQFLSCLVQLPPLLSTTDILWLSCFCYPLLSISLLGKPPHSSIMSMATGKNLQSIPKKTQHYFLLCFLLKFSLTVSSCLICFGFTLQSFCDSSRARNLTNCSSIMLSSHADTAPAWFDDFANGLLTAQKLTAALTVLHTVFISITHVHRTKPLWRKSPLTNLWWAVTVPVVLLGQVGQTAVDLQLWTHRDSRVHFGLEDVPLLTWLLGCLSLVLVVVTNEIVKLHEIRVRVRYQKRQKLQFETKLGMNSPF; encoded by the exons ATGCTGGGGAGGAGCCTTCCTTTTGGGGGTGATCACATTCATCTGGGCATGCCTGCAGTACTCTGGGCCCATGGATCTGAAGGAGAAGCACGTG GGCTCTGCCCCAACCTGCTGAGCCATGTTGAGTACTGTTGGGCACCCTCTCTGTGGTTAGAGAAGAGCTCCCCAGTCAGACTCCAAACACAGCTGCGTAACCAGCTGGAG GGCGAGCCACCCTTGGCCCTGGGCCTGTCCACCCGGAAGGCCCTCAGCATCCTGAAGGAGCAGCTCGAGGCGGTGCTGGAAGGACACCTGAAGGAACGGAAGAAATGTCTCACGTGGAAG GAGATGTGGAGAAGCAGCTTCCTGCACCACAGTAACCGCTGCTCCTGCTTCCACTGGCCGGGCGCCTCGCTCATGCTGCTGgcggtgctgctgctgctgggctgCCACGGGGGCCAGCCGGCGGGCAG CCACGGGGCCGAGCTGGTGAGCGCCTCGGCGCTGTGCCTCCTGCTCCTTCTCAACCTCATCCTCATCGGGCGGCAAGATCGGCTGAAGCGCAGGGAGGTAGAGCGGAGGCTCCGAGGGATCATTGACCAAATCCAAG ATGCGCTCAGGGATGGCAAGGAGATCAAGTGGCCGGATGCCATGTACCCAGACCTCCACATGCCCTTTGCACCATCCTGGTCCCTGCACTGGGCGTACAGAGATGGACATCTGGTCAACCTGCCAGTTAGCCTGTTGGTGGAAGGAGACATCATAGCTCTGAGGCCCGGCCAGGAATCGTTCGCCTCTCTGAGGGGGATCAAG GATGATGAACACATTGTCTTAGAGCCGGGAGACctgtttccccctttctctccacccccttcccccaggggAGAAGTGAAGAAAGGGCCACAGAACCCACAGCAGCACAGACTCTTCCGTGTCCTTGAGACCCCTGTGATTGACAACATCAG GTGGTGCCTGGACATGGCCCTGTCCCGCCCAGTCACTGCTCTGGACAACGAACGGTTCACGGTGCAGTCGGTGATGTTGCACTACGCTGTGCCTGTGGTCCTG GCCGGCTTCCTCATCACCAATGCCCTGCGCTTTATGCTGAATGCCCCTGGGGTCACGTCCTGGCAGTACACCCTCCTCCAGCTACAG GTGAACGGCGTCCTGCCCGTCCTCCCCCTGCTCTTTCCAGCCCTCTGGGTTCTGGCGACCGCCTGTGGAGAAGCCCGCGTCCTGGCTCAGATGAGCAAGGCCTCTCCCAGCTCCTTG CTGGCCAAGTTCTCGGAGGACACTCTCAGCAGCTATACAGAAGCCGTCTCCTCTCAG GAAATGCTACGCTGCATTTGGGGTCACTTCCTGCGGGTGATCCAGGGGACGTCGCCGACGCTGAGCCATAGTTCCAGCCTGTTGCACAGCTTGGGCTCTGTCACG GTCCTATGCTGTGTGGACAAACAGGGGATCCTGTCGTGGCCAAACCCCAGCCCGGAGACCGTGTTGTTCTTCAGTGGGAAGGTGGAGCCCCCACACAGCAGCCACGAGGACCTAACAGATGACCTGTCCACCCGCTCCTTCTGCCACCCCGAGGTAGAGGAGGAG CCCCACGAACGAGATGCCCTCCTGGCTGGCTCCCTGAACACTTCCCTGCACCTTTCCAATGAGCAGGAACGTGGTGACTGGCCCGGTGACGGTCCCAAGCCCCCTGAATTCTACTCTCACCACAAAGCACACGGCCGCAGCAAACACCCATCCGGCTCCAAT GCCCAGCCCGGACTGGAGGGCGAGCCGTACGAAGCGGAGGACTTTGTGTGTGACTACCACCTGGAGATGCTGAGCCTGTCACAGGATCAGCAGAACCCCTCCTGCATCCAGTTCGATGACTCCAACTGGCAGCTGCACCTTACATCCCTGAAGCCCCTGGGTCTCAACGTGCTGCTGAACTTGTGTAACGCCAGCGTCACGGAGCGGCTGTGCCGGTTCTCAGACCACCTGTGCAACATCGCCCTGCAGGAGAGCCACAGCGCCGTCCTGCCCGTGCACGTACCCTGGGGCCTCTGCGAGCTGGCCCGCCTCATAG GCTTCACTCCTGGGGCCAAGGAGCTCTTCAAACAGGAAAACCACCTTGCACTCTACCGCCTCCCCAGTGCCGAGATGGTGAAGGAAACCTCACTGGGAAGGCTCTCCTGTGTCACCAAGCGGCGCCCCCCCCTCAGCCACATGATCAGCCTCTTCATCAAGGACACCACCACCA gTACAGAACAGATGCTGTCCCATGGCACGGCGGACGTGGTCTTAGAGGCCTGCACAGACTTCTGGGACGGGGCCGACATCTACCCTCTTTCGGGTTCTGACAG AAAGAAAGTGCTGGATTTCTACCAGCGAGCCTGCTTGTCTGGCTACTGCTCTGCCTTTGCCTACAAGCCCATGAGCTGCGCCCTGTCCTCTCAACTCAACGGCAAGTGCATTGAGCTGGTGCAGGCGCCTGGCCAAAGCAGCATCTTCACCATGTGCGAGCTGCCCAGCACTGTCCCCATCAAGCTCAGCACCCGCCGCAACAGCTGGAGCTCTGACG AAGGGATCGGGGAGGTGCTGGAGAAGGAAGACTGTATGCAGGCCCTGAGCGGCCAGATCTTCATGGGCATGGTGTCCTCCCAGTACCAGGCCCGGCTGGACATCGTGCGCCTCATCGATGGGCTGGTCAATGCCTGCATCCGCTTCGTCTACTTCTCTTTGGAGGATGAGCTCAAAAGCAAG GTGTTTGCAGAAAAGATGGGCCTGGAGACAGGTTGGAACTGCCACATCTCTCTCACGCCCAATGGGGACATGCCTGGCTCTGAGATCCCCCCCTCCAGCCCTAGCCATGCTGGCTCCCTGCATGATGACCTGAATCAGG TGTCCCGAGACGATGCAGAAGGGCTCCTTCTGATGGAGGAGGAGGGTCACTCTGACCTCATTAGCTTCCAGCCGACAGACAGTGACCTCCCCAGCTTCCTGGAGGACTGCAACCGG GCCAAGCTGCCCCGAGGCATCCACCAGGTGCGTCCCCACCTGCAGAACATTGACAACGTGCCCCTGCTAGTGCCCCTGTTCACCGACTGTACCCCCGAGA CCATGTGTGAGATGATCAAGATCATGCAGGAATATGGGGAGGTGACCTGCTGCCTGGGCAGCTCTGCCAACCTCAGGAACAGTTGCCTTTTCCTCCAGAGCGACATCAG CATCGCCCTGGATCCCCTGTACCCATCCCGCTGCTCCTGGGAGACCTTTGGCTACGCCACCAGCACCAGCATGGCCCAGGCCTCGGATGGCCTTTCTCCCCTGCAGCTCTCGGGGCAGCTCAACAGCCTGCCCTGCTCCCTGACATTTCGCCAAGAAGAGACCATCAGCATCATCCGGCTCATTGAGCAG GCTCGGCACGCCACCTACGGCATTCGCAAGTGCTTCCTCTTCCTGCTGCAATGCCAGTTGACTCTGGTGGTCATCCAG TTCCTGTCTTGTCTGGTTCAGCTGCCACCGCTGCTGAGTACCACTGACATCCTGTGGCTGTCCTGCTTTTGCTACCCTCTGCTCAG CATCTCTCTGCTGGGAAAGCCCCCGCATAGCTCCATCATGTCTATGGCCACGGGGAAGAACCTTCAGTCCATTCCTAAGAAG ACCCAGCACTACTTCCTGCTCTGCTTCTTGCTCAAATTCAGCCTCACCGTCAGCTCGTGCCTCATCTGCTTTGGCTTCACGCTGCAGAGCTTCTGTGACAGCTCCCGGGCCCGCAACCTCACCAACTGCTCCTCCATCATGCTGAGCAG TCATGCCGACACAGCTCCAGCCTGGTTTGACGACTTTGCCAACGGACTGCTGACGGCCCAGAAGCTCACGGCGGCCCTGACCGTCCTGCACACGG TCTTCATTTCTATCACCCACGTGCATCGCACCAAGCCCCTGTGGAGAAAGAGCCCCTTGACAAACCTCTGGTGGGCCGTGACGGTGCCCGTGGT CCTGCTGGGGCAGGTGGGCCAGACGGCAGTGGACCTACAGCTGTGGACACACAGGGACAGCCGTGTCCACTTTGGCCTGGAGGACGTGCCTCTGCTGACATGGCTCCTGGGCTGCCTCTCCCTGGTCCTTGTGGTGGTCACCAACGAGATCGTGAAGCTGCATGAGATTCG GGTCCGGGTTCGCTACCAGAAGCGACAGAAACTGCAGTTTGAAACGAAGCTGGGCATGAACTCCCCCTTCTGA